The genomic stretch TTTGACTGACCAAGGGATGATCTAACCTTAATTAAACCGTTGCTGCATCAACTTCAACGATTAATTGATTGCCACTTGGTAACTCTAAACAGTAACCTGCACCATACACTGTTTTGATATAACAGGGATGTCTGGGATCTGGTTCTAATTTAGTTCTCAAATGACGAATATGAACCCGAATGGTTTCGATATCGTCATCAGGATCATATCCCCACACTTCTTTGAGAATTTCACTGGGGGAAACAGTTTGTCCATGACGCTGTAACAAGCAATGAAGTAATTCAAACTCTAAATGAGTTAGTTTGACGGTTTTGTCAAACCAAATTGCTTCAAATCGCTCTGGAATCAGAGTTAATGGCCCAAAGTTCAGTATTTCTGAATGTTTAGCGGCTTGGGGAATGCGATCAGTACGACGTAATAAGGCACGAACCCTGGCTAACATTTCTTCGACTTCAAAGGGTTTGGTCAGATAATCATCTGCCCCCGCATTGAAACCTTCGACTTTATCTTGTGTTTGACCTAACGCACTCAACATCAAAACGGGGATATCAGCAGTTCTCTCATCTCGTCTGAGTCGCTGACAAACCGTAAACCCATCCACTTTGGGTAGCATCAAGTCAAGCATAATTAAGTCCGGTTGTAGCTGAACAGCTAATGCCTGCCCTTTAATGCCGTCTTCTGCTTGATTGATATCGTAACCGGCCATCTCCAGGTTTATGGAGACTAGTTCTGAAATTGCTGAATCATCGTCTATTACAAGTATTCGAGGCATCACTAGAAATGAATTACTATTGTTTAATGTAAATGTTCGCGAAGAATTGCGATCGGATTATCAAGAATCCTGTCCTGATTATAAGCACGATTCCCAAAATGGTTCTCTTTTTGTTAAATTTTCCAGATACAATTTTTTTTGTCCCCTGTTTATATTGAGATTTGTAACAATTCTTAAATTTTTGTTAAATTATGTCTTTATTATTCTATCCTACACCTTTGCTTAGAGATGGCTTAGGGATGACGCTTTATGCGGCCTTTCGTATTGGTCATATTTGGGAAAATATCACTCCTTATCCAGAACCATTATATCAAGATCATATTTTTCGGGGAGCCAATGATGTCCCGATTTTTGGACGTATTGCCCTTCCTGATGCGCCTAAAGGCACAATTATTGCTACTTATGGTATTACTGGGGATTTAAACAATCAATGGTTTCTGCGGGCCTTGGGGCGTAAAGGACTAGGGCGACAGTATGGTATGGTTTTATTTGATTGGCGGGCCCATGGCAAAACGGCTGAATTATCCCCTGCCTTAACTTCTGATGGGTTGTATGAGGGGGAAGATTTTGTTTGTATTGCCTCTCAAGCGAAACAGATGGGCTTTCCTGCACCCTTTTGGTTTGTGGGCTATTCTTTAGGGGGACAATTAGCTTTATGGGGTATTAAAACGGCTCAAACTTTAGACAGTTGGGGACATAATTTAGGATTAGAAATTTCAGATATTGGAGGAGGGGCAGTTGTTTGTCCAAATTTGGATTCTAATCGTTCTTTAAAATATTTAGTTCGTCATCCTTTGGGACGCTATATTGAGCGTTCTATTGCTAATAAATTAAAAAATCTGGCTTGGGAAATTTATCAGAATTATCCTGATTTTATTGACCCAGATGCTATTGAACGGGCTAATAGTATTTGGGGATTTGATCAAGAATTAGTTATTGGCAAATTAGGTTTTTCTACTGTTGAAGAATATTATCAAGCTAGTAGTCCTTTGCCTTTATTACCTCATTTAACTAAACCTACTTTAATTTTATATGCGGCGGATGACCCGATGTTTGATCCTTCCATTATACCAGATTTACAAACAGGTTGTCAAGATAATAATTTTATTAAATTAATGTTAACTAAGTTTGGAGGTCATGTTAGTTATATTAATAGTCAAAAAGGTAAAAAATTAGCTAATGATGTTGATATTTGGTGGGCTTGGAATCGCGTCTTAGATTGGATAGATTCACACTCATTATAGTAAGTAGGTAGACAAAATTAATTACACAAAATTTGTAGGGGAGGGTTTTTTACATAAATCATGGAATAATGACAAAACAATAATGGGACTTAAGTTGTGATAAAAATTTAATAATTAAAGTTAATTAATCGTAATTTTTTTGAGTTTTAATTTGATTAATTTCACGTTGAAGTTCTTCGATTTGTTGACGTAAATTATCGACTTCATTTTCTTTAATATCAGCATTAACTGACCCTTCTTTGCCAGCTTTTTGGTAATTACCTTGACGAATGTTTTGATAATCATTTGAAGTTGACCATTCTTGCAGATAATGTAATCTTTCTACAGGAAAAGGATGAGTTAAAAATACCCCATTTCCTCCATTATACATGAAAAATTTATACAATTGATTTAAGTTATCTTGATCTAAATCTCGATAATTATTAGATTGACGAATAAATTCATCTAAATGACATTCATGGGCATATTTTTGACTGCCTCCTGCCATTTTCATCATGGTGGTTAAAATGGGGTTAACATCATCCATTACTAATAAAGCGGCCCTATCTGCTGATAATTCTGCTTTGCGTCGCCATTCATAAAAAGCATAAATTAATCCGGTAGTAATTAAATTTCCTAATCCTAAGGTAATTTCTCCTAATAAAGAAGCCGCTCCCATGGCCCAAATTGCCATTTGAGTTAAGATGGTATGATTACATTTAATATGCCCTAATTCATGAGCAACAACGGTTCTTAATTCGGTTTCACTTAATAAGTCCAATAAGCCTGTATTAAAAATTAAATAAGGTTGTTCATGACCTAAAGAATAAGCATTAACTTGAGGATTTTGGCTTACATATAAAGTCGGTTCAGGATAAATATCTAAGTCTTTTACTGTCTCCCGAAATATGCCATAAAGGGTAAAATATTGTCGAGGGCCAGCTTTAACGCTATTGCCCATCAAATAAATTTGCTGTGGTCTTTCATATAAGTATTCTATAAAACTTTTAGCCAAAATATCAAAGCCAGGAACACTTCTTAAAGTTTGTTCGGCTTGTTTATCAAGGGGATGACGAAAAGCTTCGCTTGAAATTCCAGGATAAGTAGGCATTTTTCCTCTAGTTTATTAGTTGAGATTTAGCAGGATTTTTGACTGATTTAGAAAACCAATGTAATAAATTAATGGCTAATAAAATCAATAATTGTCTGGTCATTTGTATGGCTAAAACTGTACCAGTATCACCCCCTAATTGTGTGACTGTAGCTATCATTGCTTCCACTGCACCAGGGGTAAATGCTAATAATGAAGTAATGGTATCTACATGAGTAATTAAATGAAATTCATAGCCAATTCCTAAACAACAAAATACTAGGATAACCACTAAAAAGCTTTTAATTAATACCGCTTTCCATAGTCTATGAATAGTCTGCCAATCAAATTTTAGTCCCGTAGAAAGAGCCACTAAAATGAGTCCAATAATGAATAAAATTCGGGGTACATAAAATTGATGAGGAAAGCTCCAAAATAGGGTAATTGCTAAGAGAAAAGACCCTAAAAATCCCGACGTGGGAAGATTTAACCACTTTCCTAATATAATTCCTAAACTACAACATCCCGCCAATGCTAAAAGATTAACACTTGTTGGTACAGTATGAACGCTAAGATTTGTAGGCAATAAATATGTATTATTGGCATGATCCAGATTAGGAGCGAGAAAAGTTGCGATCGCGGGAACTATTAATAAGACTAACATCATGCGCAGGTACTGCAGTACAGCAACTGAAGCTGCATCCGCCCCCAGTTCCTCACTCATGGCCACCACACTAGAAGCTGAACCGGGAATTGATCCTAAAAAGCTACTAATTTTGTCAATTCCTGTCCATTTTGACAGTAAATAACCATTGAACATACTTAGTGCGGCGGTGGTGATAATACACAATAATAGGGGTATGGTGTAATGTTGAGCCAGACTGAGGGTTTCCGGGGAGAAACGAGCGGCCGAGGACACTCCAATCAAAGCTTTACCAACGGTGATAAAATTAGAAGGTAGGGGCTTAGGAGTGCCTTGAATGAAGGCATAGACAATGCCTAAGACTAAGGGGCCCATTAGCCAGGCTACAGGAACCTTAAGCCAGTTAAAGAGGAACCCGGTGGCTACGGCCAAGGCTAAGGGTTCAAGGACACTGTATATCTTTTTCCCACCTAAAATCATAGACTCCTGCCAAGTGATTAAAGAGTCGTCATCTGTGTTAACTAAGAGTTGGGGGTTAAGAGAAACAAAGCGCACCCAATTAGTGGTTAGATAGGTAAAAATAGCGAGTAAATTCAAGGCAAAATAAGATCGATTTTAGAATATAATATAATTTTAGCGCATTTGATTCACTTAATGCTACCCTCTGGATAACTTTTCTGATGAAAAATCAAGTTCTTAGTTAGGGCTTTAGCCTGTAAAAAAGTTATAAATGACTGACTACAAGCCTAAATAAATGAATTTTGTCGTTAAGATTTTATCCATGAGAAAGGGTTGATAAAATCCTAGAAAATTTGCTCCCTATCAATAGGAAATTAATTATGGAAAAATTTGCTCTTGAATTTACTTTGTATGAGAATAATTTAAGTGTATCAGAATTGTTATATAAATATCTCAATCAATACTGTTCTGCTTCCGAATTTACCACCGAATTTAAACGGAGATCCCATTTATTTGTTCCCATCAATAAGCCCAGATATCTAGAAAAAGTAGGTAAGGGAGAAATTGCAGCAGATGGCTTTATTTGGGATCTAGAAGATAGCATACCCACAGAACAAAAACAAGCAGCAAGAGACAGTATTAAACACATTCCTCCTAAACCTGGCAATGTGGAATATAATGTTAGAATTAATGTGGGTGATGTTCAAGAATTAGCGGCTGATATTAAAGCGATCGCTCAATTTCCTTTTGATTCTATTACTTTACCAAAAGGAGAATCTGCGGCTGAAATTTATCATCTGATGGAGACAATAGGAACCGATAAAAATTATATTGTTACCATTGAAACAATTAAAGGTCTTAATGCAGTAGATGAAATTGCCAGCGTGTTAAGAAAAGGCAAAGATGGGTTAGGATTTGGCGTAGGTGATATTTCAACAGATTTAGAGGTAGCGCGAATTTCAACTTTTGAGAGTCCCCTATTTCAACAAATTTTAGGGATGATTGCTTTAACGGGTAAAAAATACGGACTGGATTTATTTGATAGTGTTTCAGCTAAATTTAATAAGCCAGAAAATGCTCGTAATGAAGCCCAACTTTCTCGTCATATTTTTGGATTTACAGGCAAAAAATTAATTAATCCTAAACAATTAGAAGCCATTAATTCAGTCTATTCACCCAAATTATCAGAAATTGAAGAACATTTAGCCACCTTAGAATCATTTCTCGGTTCTGGAGAAACTAATGCTCATGTGGTAGGAGGTGAATATAAAGGAATGCCTGCTTTTAAGAAAGCCGATCACAAAATCAAGAAGTATTTGAGACAAGGTTATCTTATTTTAAAATAATTCTTTGGTGGGAATTGCCCACCCTATGCAAGTCTAAGCTACTGCTATAAAAAACTCAAAAAATCACCCAATAATTATGGATATCAACTTACAAAATAAACTCGCCTTAGTAACAGGTTCTAGCCGAAATATTGGCAAAGCTATAGTCAAAGAATTAGCTTATCATGGGGCTACAGTTGTTATTAATGCTCGTACCAGTCAAGAAGAAGCAGAAAAAACAGTCAAAGAGATAGAAATTTTAGGAGGAAAAGCCATCTATGTTTTAGCCGATGTGGGGGATGAAATACAAGTTAAAAATATGGTTAGAACGGTTTTAGAACAGTTAGGAGCAATTGATATTTTAATCAATAATACAGGATTAAGACGTTCTTGTTCTATAACTGAAATGACAACAGAACAATGGCGTAATGTTTTAGCGGTTAATTTAGACGGGCCTTTCTTTTGCTGTCGAGAAGTTGTCCCCAGTATGTTAGCTAAAGGTGGGGGAACAATTATTAATGTATCAGGACTTAATGCTTTTATTGGACGTGCTAACTGGAGTCATGTTTGTGCTTCAAAAATGGGAGCGATCGGCTTAACTAAAGCATTAGCGGTAGAATTAGCACTAAATAATATTACTGTTAATCATATTGTTCCAGGTCTAATTGATACAACCCAAGGCTATTCAAACGATAAATTAATCAAAAAAGATCCTTCAGCTTCTCCTCAAAAACGGTTAGGACTACCGGAAGAAATTGCCAGTATGTGTCTATATTTAGCATCAGATGCTGCCCGTTTTATTACGGGTCAAACCTTACATATTAATGGGGGTGCATTGCGATATTAAATAAGTAAATACCCATAAATAAAAGAATGTTTGTAGTAATTCTTTTAGGAATAACAAGTTTTGTTTAATATGAGGCTAAAGCCATTACTACAAATTTTTATATTTTATAATAATGACAAGTTGCTCAAGATCTTTGTTATAATTGTAACTTAATATAAATATAGCAAGATAATCTTAAGATAACGCGATTTTCCTCTCCCAATTAAGATACCATTATTGATAATCGCAGTAGAAAGCCATGACCATCACCCAAACCCTATCCCTTACTAATACCCCAGCAAAACATGAGATAATCTATCCTCAAGGAGAATTTTGGAGTGACGAACCCCCATTGGAAACTAACTTACATCTGACTCAAATTATTTTATTGATTAAATGTTTAGAATGGCTATGGCAAGATAGAGAAGATTACTTTGCAACAGGGAATTTAACAATTTATTATAGTCCCAATCAGAAGAAATCAGAATTCTTTCGTGGCCCAGATTTTTTTGTAGTATTAGGAACAACCCGCAATGAAAACCGTAGAAGTTGGGTAGTATGGCAAGAAGAGGGAAAATATCCCAATGTAATTATTGAAATATTATCTGATAGTACCGCCAAAACAGATAGAGAAGAGAAGAAACAAATCTATCAAGATACCTTTCGGACTCCTGATTATTTTTGGTTTGAGCCTTATAGTTTAGAATTTAAAGGATATACGTTAATTAGGGGAAAATATCAAGAGATTGAAGCCAATGAAAATGGCTGGTTATGGAGTGAAGAATTAGGCTTATATTTAGGAATATATGAGTCTAAATTGCGTTATTTTAGTCCTAATGGGGAATTAATATTAACACCTGAAGAAGCCAATCTTCAAGAAAGACAAGAAAAAGAATTAGCCTTACAACAACAGGAATATGAACGCCAGCAAAAAGAGTTAGCTTTACAACAACAGGAATATGAACGGCAACAGAAAGAGTTAGCCTTACAACAACAGGAATATGAACGCCAGCAAAAAGAATATGAACGTCAACAAAAAGAATTAGCTTTGCAAAAAATTGCCGAATTAACGGCAAGATTAAGAGAGTTAGGCATCAATACCGATGAAAATTTGTGATTTTGCCAGAGACTAAAAATAACCTTATCCCCCTACACATCAATTTAGTGAATTTCAACATAGGGGATAGATTATTTTACAGAATTAGAAGTGTAAAATATTATTATCGATAATCAGAACCTAAAGCCATGACCATCACTCAAACTCTATCTCCTAGCCATACTCACCCCAATAATGAGATAATCTATCCTCAAGGAGAATTTTGGAGTGACGAACCCCCATTGGAAACTAACTTACATCTGACTCAGATTATTTTATTGATTAAATGTTTAGAATGGCTATGGCAAGATAGAGAAGATTACTTTGCAACAGGGAATTTAACAATTTATTATAGCCCCAATCAAAAGAAATCAGAATTCTTTCGTGGCCCAGATTTTTTTGTAGTATTAGGAACAACCCGCAATGAAAACCGTAGAAGTTGGGTAGTATGGCAAGAAGAGGGAAAATATCCCAATGTAATTATTGAAATATTATCTGATAGTACCGCCAAAACAGATAGGGAAGAAAAGAAACAAATCTATCAAGATACCTTTCGGACTCCTGATTATTTTTGGTTTGAGCCTTATAGTTTAGAATTTAAAGGATATACTTTAATTAGGGGAAAATATCAAGAGATTGAAGCCAATGAACAAGGATGGTTATGGAGTGAGGAATTAGATTTATATTTAGGAATATATGAGTCTAAATTACGTTATTTTACAGTTGATAGAGAGTTAGTGCCAACACCTGAAGAAGCGGCCATTCAACAACAGCAAGAGAAGGAATACGAACGGCAACAGAAAGAATATGAACGTGAACAAAAAGAATTAGCTTTGAAAAAGATAGAGGAATTAACAGCAAAATTGAAAGAATTAGGCATCAATACCGAGGAAAATTTGTGATTTTGCCGGAGGCTAAAAATAACCTTTGCAGAATTAGAATTGTAAGATATTATTATCGATAATCAGAGCCTAAAGCCATGACCATCACTCAAACCCTATCCCCTACTAATACCCCAGCAAAACATGAGATAATCTATCCTCAAGGAGAATTTTGGAGTGACGAACCCCCATTGGAAACTAACTTACATCTGACTCAGATTATTTTATTGATTAAATGTTTAGAATGGCTATGGCAAGATAGAGAAGATTACTTTGCAACAGGGAATTTAACAATTTATTATAGCCCCAATCAAAAGAAATCAGAATTCTTTCGTGGCCCAGATTTTTTTGTAGTATTAGGAACAACCCGCAATGAAAACCGTAGAAGTTGGGTAGTATGGCAAGAAGAGGGAAAATATCCCAATGTAATTATTGAAATATTATCTGATAGTACCGCCAAAACAGATAGGGAAGAAAAGAAACAAATCTATCAAGATACCTTTCGGACTCCTGATTATTTTTGGTTTGAGCCTTATAGTTTAGAATTTAAAGGATATACTTTAATTAGGGGAAAATATCAAGAGATTGAAGCCAATGAACAAGGATGGTTATGGAGTGAGGAATTAGATTTATATTTAGGAATATATGAGTCTAAATTACGTTATTTTACAGTTGATAGAGAGTTAGTGCCAACACCGGAAGAAGCGGCCATTCAACAACAGCAAGAGAAGGAATACGAACGCCAACAGAAAGAGTTAGCCTTACAACAACAGGAATATGAACGTCAACAAAAAGAATATGAACGTCAACAAAAAGAATATGAATGTCAACAAAAAGAATTAGCCTTGCAACAACAGGAATATGAATGTGAACAAAAAGAATTAGCCTTAAAAAAGATAGAGGAATTAACAGCAAAATTGAAAGAATTAGGCATTAATTCTGAGAAAATTTAGTAAATTTAATCAATTTTATCCTTAACAATATTGTTAAAAAAAACATGAAAATTCATCAAGTCCGAACCTATCCTTCTAAAGTTTATTTACCCCGTGAAGATCAATTAGCTTGGAAAATTGCCTCTGTTGCTTCTGATAATGTCGAAGTCGAAAAAGACGTAATAGAAATGATTATTAACCGTATTATTGATAATGCGGCCGCTGCTTGTGCAGCCCTTAATTATCATGGGGTACAAACAGCTAGGGCCCAAGCTTTAGCCCATCCCCGTCAAGGTGGGGCCACCCTTTTTGGTGTTACTCCAGAAACTACCGTCTGTGCAGAATGGGCAGCCTGGGCTAATAGTGTAGCCGTCCGAGAACTCGATTATCATGATACCTTTCATGCGGCTGATTATTCCCATCCAGGAGACAATATCGCCTCAATTTTAGCTGTAGCGCAACAATGCGATCGCAATGGTGCAGATTTAATTCGGGGGTTAGCTACAGGATACGAAATTCAGATTGATCTCGTCAAGGGAATATGTCTGCATAAGCACAAAATTGACCATATTGCCCATTTAGGCCCCTCAGTCGCTGCCGGAATTGGTTCTTTGTTAGGATTAGACACAGAAACCATCTATCAATCAGTACAACAAGCCGCCCATACTACCATTACCACCCGACAGTCTCGCAAAGCAGACATCTCCAGTTGGAAAGCTTACGCCCCTGCTTATGCAGGTAAAAACGCCCTAGAAGCCGTAGATCGTTGTATGCGGGGGGAAGGTTCCCCTTCACCCATTTATGAGGGAGAAGATAGCATTATTGCTTGGATTTTGGGGGGACCTGATGCTGTTTATGAAGTGCCTTTACCCGAACCGGGAGAACCCAAACGGGGCATTCTTGAATCTTATACTAAAGAACACGCAGCAGAATATCAGGCCCAAGGTTTAATTGATTTAGCCTTTCGCATGAGAACTCAAATTGATGATTTTGAGAAGATTAAGGAAATTGTGATTCATGGCAGTCACCAAACTCATTATGTCATTGGTACAGGTTCAGGTGATCCACAAAAAATCGATCCCAATGCCAAACGAGAAACCCTGGATCATTCTATCATGTATATCTTTACTGTAGCGTTACAGGACGGACGCTGGCATCATTTTGACTCTTATACCCCAGAACGGGTCAGTCGTCCCGATACGGTGCGTTTATGGCATAAAGTACGGACATTAGAAGATCCCGAATGGACAAGACTGTATCATCATCCTAACCCGAAAGAACGAGCTTTTGGGGCGCGAGTTGAGATATTTTTGGAAGATGGGTCTAAAATTGAGGATCAATTAAGGGTTGCTAATGCTCATTCTTATGGGGAAAAACCTTTTCAAAGACCCAATTATATTCATAAGTTTAAGACCTTAACTGAAGCCATTATTGAACCTCAAGAACAGGAATTTTTCTTAGATTTAGTTCAGCAATTACCTACACTTAAAACGGAGGATTTAAGAAAACTTAATTTAATCGCGGTGAAAGGTTATTTATTAGAGAATTCTTTATCGGGAATTTTTTGAAATATGAACATTTTTGGTACAGGCTAGAAGCCTGTACGATGAACAGATGTTAGTATATATTCATCGTGCTAAAACCCATTATGTCAGTTTACCAACTCAACCAGTAATGACGACAACTCAAACCCTATCTCCTAGCCATACTCACCCCAACAATGAGATAATCTATCCTCAAGGAGAATTTTGGAGTGATGAACCCCCATTGGAAACTAACTTACATCTGACTCAAATTATTTTATTGATTAAATGTTTAGAATGGCTATGGCAAGATAGAGAAGATTACTTTGCCACAGGGAATTTAACGATTTATTATAGTCCCAATCAAAAGAAATCAGAATTCTTTCGTGGCCCCGATTTTTTTGTAGTATTAGGAACAACTAGAAACCCAAAGCGAAAAAGTTGGGTAGTCTGGCAAGAAGAGGGAAAATATCCTAATGTAATTATTGAAATATTATCTGATAGTACTGCTAAAACAGATAGGGAGGAAAAGAAAGAAATTTATCAAAATACTTTTAGAACTCCTGATTATTTTTGGTTTGAGCCTTATAGTTTAGAGTTTGAAGGATATACATTAATTAGAGGAAAATATCAACCCATTGAACCCAATGAACAAGGATGGTTATGGAGTGAGGAATTGGGCTTATATTTAGGAATTTATGAAGATAAATTACGTTATTTTAGTGCTAATGGGGAATTAATCCCAACGCCTGAAGAAGCGGCCATTCAACAAAAGCAACAGAAGGAATATGAACGTCAACAAAAAGAATTAGCTTTGCAAAAAATTGCCGAATTAACCGCAAGATTAAGAGAATTAGGCATTAATCCTGATGAAAATTTGTGATTTTTTGCAGGATAAAAATAACCTTGGGGTTTTAAACCCAAATTTTCGATAAGGGTCAACAGCCGT from Aphanothece sacrum FPU1 encodes the following:
- a CDS encoding response regulator transcription factor, which codes for MPRILVIDDDSAISELVSINLEMAGYDINQAEDGIKGQALAVQLQPDLIMLDLMLPKVDGFTVCQRLRRDERTADIPVLMLSALGQTQDKVEGFNAGADDYLTKPFEVEEMLARVRALLRRTDRIPQAAKHSEILNFGPLTLIPERFEAIWFDKTVKLTHLEFELLHCLLQRHGQTVSPSEILKEVWGYDPDDDIETIRVHIRHLRTKLEPDPRHPCYIKTVYGAGYCLELPSGNQLIVEVDAATV
- a CDS encoding YheT family hydrolase; this translates as MSLLFYPTPLLRDGLGMTLYAAFRIGHIWENITPYPEPLYQDHIFRGANDVPIFGRIALPDAPKGTIIATYGITGDLNNQWFLRALGRKGLGRQYGMVLFDWRAHGKTAELSPALTSDGLYEGEDFVCIASQAKQMGFPAPFWFVGYSLGGQLALWGIKTAQTLDSWGHNLGLEISDIGGGAVVCPNLDSNRSLKYLVRHPLGRYIERSIANKLKNLAWEIYQNYPDFIDPDAIERANSIWGFDQELVIGKLGFSTVEEYYQASSPLPLLPHLTKPTLILYAADDPMFDPSIIPDLQTGCQDNNFIKLMLTKFGGHVSYINSQKGKKLANDVDIWWAWNRVLDWIDSHSL
- a CDS encoding M48 family metallopeptidase; this translates as MPTYPGISSEAFRHPLDKQAEQTLRSVPGFDILAKSFIEYLYERPQQIYLMGNSVKAGPRQYFTLYGIFRETVKDLDIYPEPTLYVSQNPQVNAYSLGHEQPYLIFNTGLLDLLSETELRTVVAHELGHIKCNHTILTQMAIWAMGAASLLGEITLGLGNLITTGLIYAFYEWRRKAELSADRAALLVMDDVNPILTTMMKMAGGSQKYAHECHLDEFIRQSNNYRDLDQDNLNQLYKFFMYNGGNGVFLTHPFPVERLHYLQEWSTSNDYQNIRQGNYQKAGKEGSVNADIKENEVDNLRQQIEELQREINQIKTQKNYD
- a CDS encoding AbrB family transcriptional regulator: MNLLAIFTYLTTNWVRFVSLNPQLLVNTDDDSLITWQESMILGGKKIYSVLEPLALAVATGFLFNWLKVPVAWLMGPLVLGIVYAFIQGTPKPLPSNFITVGKALIGVSSAARFSPETLSLAQHYTIPLLLCIITTAALSMFNGYLLSKWTGIDKISSFLGSIPGSASSVVAMSEELGADAASVAVLQYLRMMLVLLIVPAIATFLAPNLDHANNTYLLPTNLSVHTVPTSVNLLALAGCCSLGIILGKWLNLPTSGFLGSFLLAITLFWSFPHQFYVPRILFIIGLILVALSTGLKFDWQTIHRLWKAVLIKSFLVVILVFCCLGIGYEFHLITHVDTITSLLAFTPGAVEAMIATVTQLGGDTGTVLAIQMTRQLLILLAINLLHWFSKSVKNPAKSQLIN
- a CDS encoding HpcH/HpaI aldolase/citrate lyase family protein; protein product: MEKFALEFTLYENNLSVSELLYKYLNQYCSASEFTTEFKRRSHLFVPINKPRYLEKVGKGEIAADGFIWDLEDSIPTEQKQAARDSIKHIPPKPGNVEYNVRINVGDVQELAADIKAIAQFPFDSITLPKGESAAEIYHLMETIGTDKNYIVTIETIKGLNAVDEIASVLRKGKDGLGFGVGDISTDLEVARISTFESPLFQQILGMIALTGKKYGLDLFDSVSAKFNKPENARNEAQLSRHIFGFTGKKLINPKQLEAINSVYSPKLSEIEEHLATLESFLGSGETNAHVVGGEYKGMPAFKKADHKIKKYLRQGYLILK
- a CDS encoding SDR family NAD(P)-dependent oxidoreductase, which translates into the protein MDINLQNKLALVTGSSRNIGKAIVKELAYHGATVVINARTSQEEAEKTVKEIEILGGKAIYVLADVGDEIQVKNMVRTVLEQLGAIDILINNTGLRRSCSITEMTTEQWRNVLAVNLDGPFFCCREVVPSMLAKGGGTIINVSGLNAFIGRANWSHVCASKMGAIGLTKALAVELALNNITVNHIVPGLIDTTQGYSNDKLIKKDPSASPQKRLGLPEEIASMCLYLASDAARFITGQTLHINGGALRY
- a CDS encoding Uma2 family endonuclease — encoded protein: MTITQTLSLTNTPAKHEIIYPQGEFWSDEPPLETNLHLTQIILLIKCLEWLWQDREDYFATGNLTIYYSPNQKKSEFFRGPDFFVVLGTTRNENRRSWVVWQEEGKYPNVIIEILSDSTAKTDREEKKQIYQDTFRTPDYFWFEPYSLEFKGYTLIRGKYQEIEANENGWLWSEELGLYLGIYESKLRYFSPNGELILTPEEANLQERQEKELALQQQEYERQQKELALQQQEYERQQKELALQQQEYERQQKEYERQQKELALQKIAELTARLRELGINTDENL
- a CDS encoding Uma2 family endonuclease — protein: MTITQTLSPSHTHPNNEIIYPQGEFWSDEPPLETNLHLTQIILLIKCLEWLWQDREDYFATGNLTIYYSPNQKKSEFFRGPDFFVVLGTTRNENRRSWVVWQEEGKYPNVIIEILSDSTAKTDREEKKQIYQDTFRTPDYFWFEPYSLEFKGYTLIRGKYQEIEANEQGWLWSEELDLYLGIYESKLRYFTVDRELVPTPEEAAIQQQQEKEYERQQKEYEREQKELALKKIEELTAKLKELGINTEENL
- a CDS encoding Uma2 family endonuclease, which gives rise to MTITQTLSPTNTPAKHEIIYPQGEFWSDEPPLETNLHLTQIILLIKCLEWLWQDREDYFATGNLTIYYSPNQKKSEFFRGPDFFVVLGTTRNENRRSWVVWQEEGKYPNVIIEILSDSTAKTDREEKKQIYQDTFRTPDYFWFEPYSLEFKGYTLIRGKYQEIEANEQGWLWSEELDLYLGIYESKLRYFTVDRELVPTPEEAAIQQQQEKEYERQQKELALQQQEYERQQKEYERQQKEYECQQKELALQQQEYECEQKELALKKIEELTAKLKELGINSEKI
- a CDS encoding MmgE/PrpD family protein, with amino-acid sequence MKIHQVRTYPSKVYLPREDQLAWKIASVASDNVEVEKDVIEMIINRIIDNAAAACAALNYHGVQTARAQALAHPRQGGATLFGVTPETTVCAEWAAWANSVAVRELDYHDTFHAADYSHPGDNIASILAVAQQCDRNGADLIRGLATGYEIQIDLVKGICLHKHKIDHIAHLGPSVAAGIGSLLGLDTETIYQSVQQAAHTTITTRQSRKADISSWKAYAPAYAGKNALEAVDRCMRGEGSPSPIYEGEDSIIAWILGGPDAVYEVPLPEPGEPKRGILESYTKEHAAEYQAQGLIDLAFRMRTQIDDFEKIKEIVIHGSHQTHYVIGTGSGDPQKIDPNAKRETLDHSIMYIFTVALQDGRWHHFDSYTPERVSRPDTVRLWHKVRTLEDPEWTRLYHHPNPKERAFGARVEIFLEDGSKIEDQLRVANAHSYGEKPFQRPNYIHKFKTLTEAIIEPQEQEFFLDLVQQLPTLKTEDLRKLNLIAVKGYLLENSLSGIF
- a CDS encoding Uma2 family endonuclease, encoding MTTTQTLSPSHTHPNNEIIYPQGEFWSDEPPLETNLHLTQIILLIKCLEWLWQDREDYFATGNLTIYYSPNQKKSEFFRGPDFFVVLGTTRNPKRKSWVVWQEEGKYPNVIIEILSDSTAKTDREEKKEIYQNTFRTPDYFWFEPYSLEFEGYTLIRGKYQPIEPNEQGWLWSEELGLYLGIYEDKLRYFSANGELIPTPEEAAIQQKQQKEYERQQKELALQKIAELTARLRELGINPDENL